From Haloarcula hispanica ATCC 33960, the proteins below share one genomic window:
- a CDS encoding SIMPL domain-containing protein, with amino-acid sequence MVSRPLAIAGVLALLVAGGVGFALADTGAVAPSTNSTVSVNADATVERAPDRATVTVAAVGRGETAEAARNNLSGDADAITSALEDEGANVTSSRFQIRPEYEESREGREQVGYVAIHTVEAETSNVSTAGTLIDAAVDAGADRVEGVRYSLSEETRQAAREEALTTAMDNARTDAEVVAAAEDRSVGDAVTVQTSDHGRPVVYAEAMAASDAGGRTSIQPGDVTVDASVSVTYELE; translated from the coding sequence ATGGTATCACGACCACTCGCAATCGCTGGCGTCCTGGCACTGCTCGTCGCCGGTGGCGTCGGGTTCGCACTCGCGGACACCGGAGCCGTCGCGCCGTCGACGAATTCGACCGTGAGCGTCAACGCTGACGCGACCGTCGAACGCGCGCCCGACCGTGCAACCGTCACCGTCGCCGCCGTGGGCCGCGGTGAGACCGCCGAAGCGGCGCGCAACAATCTCAGCGGTGATGCTGACGCCATTACGTCGGCGCTGGAAGACGAGGGCGCGAACGTGACCTCCTCGCGGTTCCAGATCCGCCCCGAGTACGAGGAGAGTCGAGAGGGCCGCGAACAGGTCGGCTACGTAGCGATCCACACCGTCGAAGCCGAGACGAGCAACGTTTCGACTGCCGGGACACTCATCGATGCCGCAGTCGACGCCGGCGCTGACCGCGTCGAGGGCGTGCGCTACTCCCTGAGCGAGGAGACGCGACAGGCCGCACGCGAAGAAGCCCTGACGACCGCGATGGACAACGCCCGAACGGACGCCGAAGTCGTCGCCGCTGCGGAGGATCGGTCCGTCGGTGACGCCGTCACGGTTCAGACCAGCGACCACGGCCGCCCCGTCGTGTACGCGGAAGCGATGGCCGCCAGTGATGCCGGCGGACGGACGAGCATCCAGCCCGGCGATGTCACCGTCGACGCCTCCGTCAGTGTCACGTACGAACTAGAGTAA
- a CDS encoding TIGR00341 family protein, producing the protein MRLVQILIPTGKRDAVLGVLAEEGIDYVLTDETSGREFTAVVTFPVPTNALEPVLEELRNVGINDDGYTVVVDANTVISSQFDELEEKYAEEEDEDRIAREELTSKANDLAPSMSNYALMTIISAIIATAGLLLDSPAVVVGSMVIAPLIGPAMTANVGTVVDDHEMFIQGVKLQAVGLGLAVASATVFALLVRYANVIPPLADVTTVGQIRERVAPDFLSLIVALGAGAAGVVSLTSGVSTALVGVMIAVALIPPAATVGIGIAWGQPLVSLGSAVLLLVNVLSINLAVLVGLWYQGYRPEHWFQESNARSATVKRIGVLVLSILVLSAFLGGVTFDSYQQATTESDIRDAIQGSVDSPARVLTVEIEYTNTAIFQQPRRVIVTVGLPPDAEQPLLVDQLDALADDAAGRDVATEVRYVTVERNG; encoded by the coding sequence GTGCGGCTGGTACAGATACTGATTCCGACCGGAAAGCGAGACGCCGTCCTGGGCGTGTTGGCCGAGGAGGGCATCGACTACGTGCTCACCGACGAGACGAGCGGGCGGGAGTTCACCGCTGTCGTCACCTTTCCAGTCCCGACCAACGCACTCGAACCAGTCCTCGAAGAGCTGCGGAACGTCGGTATCAACGACGACGGCTATACGGTCGTCGTGGACGCGAACACCGTCATCTCCAGCCAGTTCGACGAACTAGAGGAGAAGTACGCTGAGGAGGAAGACGAAGACCGCATCGCGCGAGAGGAACTCACCTCGAAGGCAAACGACCTCGCTCCCTCGATGTCGAACTACGCGCTCATGACCATCATCAGCGCGATTATCGCGACCGCCGGGCTCCTGCTCGATTCCCCGGCCGTCGTCGTCGGCTCGATGGTCATCGCGCCGCTCATCGGCCCGGCGATGACCGCCAACGTCGGCACCGTCGTCGACGACCACGAGATGTTCATTCAGGGCGTCAAACTCCAGGCCGTCGGGCTCGGACTCGCCGTGGCAAGCGCGACTGTCTTTGCCCTGCTGGTCCGGTACGCCAACGTCATCCCGCCGCTCGCCGATGTGACCACAGTCGGCCAGATACGCGAGCGGGTCGCCCCCGACTTCCTCTCGCTGATCGTCGCGCTCGGCGCTGGCGCGGCCGGCGTCGTCAGCCTCACCAGCGGCGTCTCGACGGCACTGGTCGGCGTCATGATCGCCGTCGCGCTCATCCCGCCGGCGGCCACGGTCGGCATCGGTATCGCGTGGGGCCAACCGCTCGTCAGCCTCGGGTCCGCCGTGTTGCTGCTTGTGAACGTCCTCTCGATCAACCTCGCAGTGCTCGTCGGGCTCTGGTATCAGGGCTACCGCCCGGAACACTGGTTTCAGGAGAGCAACGCACGGTCGGCGACTGTCAAACGGATCGGCGTCCTCGTCCTGTCGATACTCGTCCTGTCGGCGTTCCTGGGCGGCGTCACCTTCGACTCCTACCAGCAGGCGACGACGGAGTCGGACATCCGCGACGCCATCCAGGGCAGCGTCGACTCGCCGGCTCGCGTGCTGACGGTCGAAATCGAGTACACCAACACTGCGATCTTCCAACAGCCGCGCCGCGTCATCGTCACTGTCGGTCTGCCGCCGGACGCGGAGCAGCCACTGCTTGTCGACCAACTGGATGCTCTGGCTGATGACGCGGCCGGCCGAGACGTTGCGACGGAAGTTCGCTACGTCACTGTCGAGCGGAACGGCTGA
- a CDS encoding tyrosine-type recombinase/integrase, whose protein sequence is MSEDLMDLSPEDGIERFLRHREPSVRESTMRNAKTRLRFFNEWCEERDIENLNNLTGRDLADFVAWRRGDIAALTLQKQLSTIREALRYWADIEGVDDGLAEKVHAPELPDGAESREVHLSADRAHRILDYLHEYRYASRDHVVFLILWKTAMRRSALRSLDVDDLRPDDYALVLEHRIDEGTKLKNGEDGERWVYLGPSDYQVVDDYLDNPDRYERTDDYGRKPLITSQHGRPTGDTIYKWVNKLTQPCVLNGCPHDADPSDPSTCEALGSRAAHSKCPSSRSPHGLRRGSITYHLNSDVSPEIVSERCDVSLEVLYEHYDVRTNQEKMAVRKKQLERI, encoded by the coding sequence ATGAGTGAGGATCTGATGGATCTCTCGCCAGAAGACGGTATCGAGCGGTTCCTCCGACACCGCGAACCGTCCGTTCGCGAGAGTACGATGCGGAACGCGAAGACGCGACTTCGGTTCTTCAACGAATGGTGTGAGGAGCGCGACATCGAGAACCTGAACAACCTCACCGGCCGCGACTTAGCTGATTTCGTGGCATGGCGACGGGGAGACATCGCGGCGCTGACCCTCCAGAAGCAACTATCGACGATTCGTGAAGCGCTCCGATATTGGGCCGACATTGAGGGCGTCGACGATGGGCTGGCCGAGAAGGTCCATGCCCCCGAGCTGCCCGACGGAGCCGAAAGCCGCGAAGTCCACCTGAGTGCAGACCGGGCACATCGGATACTCGACTACCTTCACGAGTACCGTTATGCGAGCCGGGATCACGTTGTCTTCCTGATCCTGTGGAAGACGGCGATGCGCCGGTCGGCCCTGCGGTCACTGGACGTTGACGATCTTCGTCCCGACGACTACGCGCTGGTGCTGGAGCATCGAATCGACGAGGGAACGAAACTCAAGAACGGTGAAGACGGCGAGCGGTGGGTCTACCTGGGTCCGAGCGATTACCAGGTCGTCGACGATTATCTCGACAACCCTGACCGCTACGAGCGGACTGACGACTACGGCCGGAAGCCACTCATCACCTCGCAGCACGGCCGGCCCACGGGTGATACCATCTACAAGTGGGTGAACAAGCTCACCCAGCCGTGCGTTCTCAATGGGTGTCCTCACGACGCTGATCCGTCGGACCCGTCGACCTGCGAGGCACTGGGCTCGCGTGCGGCCCACAGTAAGTGCCCGTCTTCCCGGTCACCCCACGGACTCCGGCGTGGCAGTATCACCTACCACCTGAATAGCGACGTGTCCCCGGAGATCGTCAGCGAGCGATGCGACGTATCGCTCGAAGTGCTGTACGAGCACTACGACGTGCGGACGAATCAGGAGAAAATGGCGGTTCGAAAGAAGCAACTGGAGCGAATCTAA
- a CDS encoding type IV toxin-antitoxin system AbiEi family antitoxin domain-containing protein, whose translation MTQTDEAILETIRDEGNMTPQALDDTFDIAAANYARDRLSELTRYGLVEKIGRGLYRLTDDGRAFLNEELDASELAPVEDAG comes from the coding sequence ATGACTCAGACTGACGAAGCCATTCTGGAAACGATTCGAGATGAAGGGAACATGACTCCCCAAGCTCTCGATGATACTTTCGACATAGCCGCTGCCAACTACGCCCGTGATCGACTCTCTGAGCTTACCCGGTACGGGTTGGTTGAGAAGATCGGACGCGGTCTCTACCGACTGACCGATGACGGGCGTGCATTCCTCAACGAGGAACTCGACGCCAGCGAACTCGCACCTGTCGAAGACGCCGGCTGA
- the engB gene encoding GTP-binding protein EngB: MFESRPDRDAEVVLVGRSNVGKSTLMREITGHTFDTGQRPGVTRSPNHFDWASADFVISDLPGFGYMKGVPEDVREEIKTDVVQYVERNAEHILVGILVVDGKSVIDIIDRHSGPDEIPHDVEMFHFLREVGVEPVVAVNKMDKVDDKDDRLNELCDRLGLHPPWQQWQETIAPISAKRGSVEPLNEAVRHHLHEAQRDDLFQFF; this comes from the coding sequence ATGTTCGAATCACGACCGGACCGGGACGCCGAGGTGGTGCTCGTCGGTCGGTCAAACGTCGGGAAATCGACGTTGATGCGCGAGATAACGGGCCACACGTTCGACACGGGCCAGCGACCCGGTGTCACGCGTTCGCCCAACCACTTCGACTGGGCCAGCGCCGATTTCGTCATCAGTGACCTCCCCGGCTTCGGGTACATGAAAGGCGTCCCCGAAGACGTCCGCGAGGAAATCAAGACCGACGTGGTCCAGTACGTCGAGCGGAACGCCGAGCATATTCTCGTCGGTATCCTCGTCGTGGACGGCAAGTCGGTCATCGACATCATCGACCGCCACTCCGGCCCCGACGAGATCCCACACGACGTGGAGATGTTTCATTTCCTCCGGGAGGTCGGTGTCGAGCCGGTCGTCGCCGTCAACAAGATGGACAAGGTCGACGACAAGGACGACCGCTTGAACGAACTCTGTGACCGACTCGGACTGCACCCGCCATGGCAACAGTGGCAGGAGACTATCGCGCCGATCAGCGCGAAGCGCGGCTCCGTCGAGCCGCTGAACGAGGCCGTCCGGCACCACCTTCACGAGGCCCAGCGAGACGATCTGTTCCAGTTCTTCTGA